A window of the Rubeoparvulum massiliense genome harbors these coding sequences:
- the sigI gene encoding RNA polymerase sigma-I factor: protein MWRRLKRGESSSSSKSVALEEQVLQIQAGDMRLRTHILRDYQPFVLRIASQVCGRFISREHDDEFSIGLEALNEALDQYNPDRSPSFLAFAEMVIRRRIIDYLRQKEREERPVLSLQDEEEKTSLVDEHAVLTYQLQQDQDARAQEIYQLEEELQQFSITFEQLVERAPKHQDSRQRAKEVVQLMIANQAWVDYFRRTRQLPLKELEEQVHISRKTLERQRKYISAMLVIITGNYPKLQAFLQLPGKGGSSDDSRMCIEKAEEMDHHHDH from the coding sequence GTGTGGCGAAGGCTCAAGAGAGGAGAGTCGTCTTCATCTTCTAAGTCTGTGGCCTTAGAAGAACAAGTGTTACAGATTCAGGCCGGTGATATGCGGCTCCGAACCCATATTCTAAGAGATTATCAACCCTTTGTTTTACGAATTGCTTCCCAAGTCTGTGGCCGCTTTATATCGCGGGAGCATGACGATGAATTTAGTATTGGCTTAGAAGCACTCAATGAAGCCCTAGATCAATATAATCCAGACCGTTCTCCCTCTTTTTTAGCTTTTGCTGAAATGGTGATCCGGAGACGGATCATCGATTATCTTCGACAGAAAGAACGGGAAGAACGACCGGTACTTTCCCTTCAAGATGAAGAGGAAAAAACAAGCTTGGTAGATGAACATGCAGTTCTTACATATCAACTTCAGCAAGACCAAGATGCACGGGCTCAAGAGATTTATCAACTGGAAGAAGAATTGCAACAGTTTAGTATAACATTTGAACAGTTGGTTGAGCGGGCTCCCAAGCATCAAGATTCGCGTCAACGCGCGAAAGAAGTAGTGCAATTAATGATCGCTAATCAAGCATGGGTCGACTATTTTCGACGGACGAGACAGTTACCTTTAAAAGAGCTAGAGGAGCAGGTTCATATCAGTCGAAAAACCTTAGAACGACAACGTAAATATATTTCTGCAATGCTGGTGATTATCACCGGGAATTATCCAAAGCTACAGGCTTTTTTACAACTACCTGGGAAAGGAGGGAGCAGTGATGACTCAAGGATGTGTATTGAAAAAGCAGAAGAAATGGATCATCATCATGACCACTGA
- a CDS encoding MFS transporter has protein sequence MSYLHDMRTEFQGYSRNIRLFFLGNFLYQTGMAIYTIIYNLYIQALGYSNTVAGSIVSYQSLASALILIPIGMLSDRIGRKKILVIGGWLVAASFIFRAVIEQESSLLIFAFMTGIFSAFVVVPSIPLLAENSRIEQRAMLFSYNFAIVMVAQVLGNLVGGLSADLFQWLGLSTVLSYRITLLIGTALCLASLFPFQWIQEAHRTKTMVANLSILKGLRRIWEGERQPLKVIFYYGIVQLFIGLGAGLVFPYFNLYFHDRFAVDNWVIGLVAALGQAVTAVAMMMGPFLARRWGDVKMVVILQLSSVPFLLMTGFTTVLFWGILGYLFRQIFMNAGDPIKQSVFIGLVDDRHKGLANSVAQMVSMIGYAAMGPISMRIVVENGAYTGYLKVFVIASFLYVMGSILFYFAFNKRVQGAAKVKA, from the coding sequence ATGAGTTATTTACATGATATGCGAACGGAGTTTCAGGGTTATTCTCGAAACATACGCCTCTTCTTTTTGGGAAATTTTTTATATCAGACGGGTATGGCCATCTATACCATCATCTATAATCTTTATATTCAAGCCTTAGGCTATTCCAATACAGTGGCTGGCTCCATCGTATCCTATCAATCATTGGCCTCGGCTCTTATTCTTATCCCCATTGGGATGCTGAGCGATCGGATTGGCCGTAAAAAGATTCTGGTCATCGGTGGCTGGCTGGTTGCTGCTAGCTTTATCTTCCGTGCAGTCATTGAGCAGGAGAGTAGTCTGCTCATTTTTGCATTTATGACAGGTATTTTTTCTGCTTTCGTTGTGGTTCCATCCATCCCTCTTCTTGCGGAGAACTCACGGATTGAGCAACGGGCGATGCTCTTCAGCTATAATTTTGCCATCGTCATGGTAGCCCAGGTCCTCGGCAATCTAGTTGGTGGGTTATCAGCTGATCTTTTTCAATGGCTCGGGCTTTCGACAGTGCTTAGCTATCGGATTACGCTCCTGATCGGGACGGCATTATGCTTAGCATCATTGTTTCCTTTTCAATGGATTCAAGAGGCGCATCGTACAAAGACCATGGTGGCCAATCTTTCTATCCTGAAGGGGTTACGTAGAATTTGGGAAGGAGAACGCCAGCCCCTCAAGGTGATCTTCTATTATGGTATTGTCCAGTTGTTCATTGGTTTGGGTGCAGGTTTAGTTTTCCCTTACTTCAATCTCTATTTCCATGATCGTTTTGCTGTGGATAACTGGGTAATTGGATTGGTTGCCGCATTAGGTCAGGCAGTAACAGCAGTTGCTATGATGATGGGTCCTTTTCTTGCACGGCGTTGGGGCGACGTGAAGATGGTGGTTATCTTACAGTTAAGCTCCGTTCCTTTTTTACTGATGACTGGATTTACCACCGTTCTTTTTTGGGGCATTCTTGGCTATCTATTCCGCCAGATCTTTATGAACGCAGGCGATCCGATTAAGCAATCAGTCTTTATTGGCTTGGTGGATGATCGTCACAAAGGGCTGGCTAATAGTGTTGCTCAGATGGTCTCGATGATTGGTTATGCAGCGATGGGCCCAATTAGTATGAGGATCGTAGTGGAGAATGGGGCATATACCGGTTACTTAAAAGTCTTTGTCATCGCTTCCTTCCTTTATGTGATGGGTTCCATTCTCTTTTATTTCGCATTTAATAAACGTGTACAAGGTGCTGCTAAGGTTAAGGCTTAG
- a CDS encoding anti-sigma factor domain-containing protein: protein MTQGCVLKKQKKWIIIMTTDGEVLRIPNKGSTYQVGQIVQLSPIQLAASREEHSTQHFRNWKKAIPLVVAAVLFLTLATWISTFQPIGEVAAYVTLDVNPSIEIGVDDRQRVVNWTPLNKDGEQLLQNAKVRKGIELQSLLQQLLQQMQADGVLKDSILYSSTILPDNNDTHLESALEETLTSTLEKLNQDEAKSIVPVIVQGDSSIREGAYEEQISTGRYILYLQAQEEKEEGITIEEWREIPVKDLITHANSSHDKTAASLGESDISDDEQGDNLGILTEPKAQQKLEKEQRKQEEKELKEELKQEKKEQVNPKNNKESPSQKEQDQGSVKKDKDKKNDKAGLVDPSRKDQEKTDKKLEKELEKQRKEQEKKQKDREKEQKKWDNSSNRLDDDQDKLDDDDDDDHDDDEDDEDDDNYDYNEEYRH from the coding sequence ATGACTCAAGGATGTGTATTGAAAAAGCAGAAGAAATGGATCATCATCATGACCACTGATGGAGAGGTACTCCGGATACCTAATAAGGGGTCAACATATCAGGTAGGTCAAATCGTTCAGCTCTCTCCAATCCAGCTTGCTGCATCAAGGGAGGAGCATTCTACTCAACATTTCCGTAACTGGAAAAAGGCAATTCCACTGGTTGTTGCAGCTGTGCTCTTTTTAACATTGGCGACTTGGATCAGCACCTTCCAACCCATTGGTGAAGTAGCTGCATACGTTACATTGGATGTGAACCCAAGCATTGAAATCGGCGTAGATGATCGACAGCGTGTCGTGAATTGGACCCCTCTGAATAAGGATGGGGAGCAGCTTTTACAGAACGCAAAGGTACGTAAGGGGATAGAGCTCCAATCGCTCTTACAACAACTACTTCAGCAAATGCAAGCAGATGGTGTCTTAAAGGATAGTATTCTCTACTCAAGTACAATCTTACCAGACAACAATGATACTCACCTAGAAAGTGCATTAGAAGAAACGTTGACCAGTACATTGGAAAAGCTTAATCAAGATGAAGCAAAATCCATTGTTCCTGTGATTGTTCAAGGTGATAGCTCCATACGAGAAGGCGCATATGAGGAGCAGATCTCAACAGGTCGATATATTCTATATCTTCAAGCCCAAGAGGAAAAGGAAGAGGGAATCACCATTGAAGAATGGCGAGAGATTCCTGTGAAAGATCTGATCACCCATGCAAATTCAAGTCATGATAAGACGGCAGCTTCCCTTGGAGAGAGCGATATTTCTGACGATGAGCAAGGAGATAATCTGGGGATCCTCACTGAGCCTAAGGCTCAGCAAAAGCTGGAAAAGGAACAGAGAAAGCAAGAAGAGAAAGAACTAAAGGAAGAACTAAAGCAGGAAAAGAAAGAACAAGTTAATCCGAAAAATAATAAAGAGAGTCCAAGTCAAAAGGAACAAGATCAAGGCTCAGTCAAGAAAGACAAAGATAAAAAGAACGATAAAGCTGGTCTCGTCGATCCATCACGGAAGGATCAGGAAAAAACCGATAAAAAGCTAGAAAAAGAGTTGGAGAAGCAAAGAAAAGAACAGGAGAAAAAGCAAAAGGATCGTGAAAAAGAGCAGAAGAAATGGGATAATTCATCCAATCGTTTAGATGATGATCAGGATAAACTGGATGATGATGACGATGATGATCATGATGACGACGAAGACGACGAAGACGATGATAATTACGATTACAATGAGGAGTATCGCCATTAA
- a CDS encoding DUF2553 family protein, with translation MENKLRIDVTPYLEGRVSNESILLYFRGERVASIPLQWEHVDTLQHPNFQKVGNRIYFCCKDEENPASYAEHCDLGWC, from the coding sequence ATGGAGAATAAACTTCGTATTGATGTTACGCCTTATTTAGAGGGTAGAGTTTCCAATGAAAGCATTCTATTGTATTTTCGTGGGGAGCGGGTCGCATCCATTCCCCTTCAGTGGGAGCATGTAGATACCTTACAGCATCCGAACTTTCAGAAGGTGGGGAATCGGATCTATTTTTGTTGTAAGGATGAGGAGAATCCAGCTAGCTATGCAGAGCATTGCGATTTAGGTTGGTGTTAA
- a CDS encoding MFS transporter codes for MGYLLELRSEFQGYSRNIRLFFLGNFLNQVGMGIYAIMYNLYIQALGYPNTVNGSIISIQSLASALILIPIGMVSDRVGRKKVMLIGGWLVAISLLFRAIFEQENTLLIFAFMTGIFSAFISVASIPLLAENSRVDQRTTLFSYNFAIVMVAQVLGNLSGGLLTDFFQWFGISPIFSYRITLLFGTFLCISAMIPLLMIAEKPQEQSSLSTVAMFKQLLRDWSEGQAQLKIIFLYGIAQLIIGLGSGLVIPYLNLYFHDRFAVDNWVIGMVVSLGQAATAVAMMMGPFFVRRWGEVKTVVVLQLTSIPFLLLTGFTTNFYLAALGFFLRQALMNAGNPIQQALIMGAIDDRHKGLANSVGQMVFMVGWSSMGPLSTTIVVQQGAYWGYVTVFSITSFLYVVGSLFFYMVFYKRLGLGHKQVVKEEI; via the coding sequence ATGGGTTATTTGCTTGAACTACGTAGTGAATTTCAGGGGTACTCTCGGAATATACGCCTCTTCTTTTTAGGAAACTTCTTAAACCAGGTGGGTATGGGGATCTATGCCATCATGTACAATCTCTATATCCAGGCCTTGGGTTATCCCAATACTGTCAATGGTTCGATTATCTCCATTCAATCCTTGGCGTCTGCATTGATCTTAATCCCCATAGGAATGGTCAGTGACCGAGTGGGACGAAAAAAGGTGATGCTAATCGGTGGCTGGTTGGTTGCTATCAGCCTACTATTTCGGGCGATCTTTGAGCAGGAGAACACCTTACTCATCTTTGCTTTTATGACGGGTATATTTTCGGCGTTTATCTCTGTGGCGTCCATTCCTTTATTGGCAGAGAATTCTCGTGTTGATCAACGGACTACCCTGTTCAGCTATAATTTTGCCATCGTGATGGTGGCCCAGGTTCTAGGTAACCTTAGTGGGGGACTATTGACTGATTTTTTTCAATGGTTTGGGATTTCACCGATTTTTAGCTATCGAATCACCTTACTTTTTGGTACATTTTTATGTATAAGTGCGATGATTCCTTTACTGATGATTGCTGAGAAGCCACAGGAGCAAAGTTCGCTTTCAACTGTTGCAATGTTCAAACAGCTTCTGCGTGATTGGAGTGAAGGGCAAGCCCAGCTGAAGATTATCTTTCTCTATGGAATTGCCCAATTAATCATTGGTTTAGGCTCTGGCCTCGTCATTCCCTATTTAAATCTTTATTTTCATGACCGTTTTGCTGTGGATAATTGGGTGATCGGGATGGTCGTCTCCTTGGGGCAAGCTGCCACAGCTGTGGCCATGATGATGGGGCCATTCTTTGTACGACGCTGGGGTGAAGTGAAGACCGTGGTGGTGCTTCAATTAACCTCCATCCCCTTTCTTTTGCTTACTGGCTTCACCACCAACTTTTATTTGGCAGCTCTTGGCTTCTTTTTAAGACAGGCTCTTATGAACGCAGGCAACCCGATTCAGCAAGCTCTCATTATGGGTGCCATCGATGATCGCCATAAGGGGCTAGCCAATAGCGTAGGTCAGATGGTCTTTATGGTAGGATGGTCATCCATGGGACCATTAAGTACTACAATTGTGGTGCAACAGGGTGCTTACTGGGGCTATGTAACTGTATTCTCCATCACTTCTTTCCTTTATGTTGTAGGCTCATTATTTTTCTATATGGTCTTTTACAAGCGACTAGGACTAGGACATAAGCAGGTAGTGAAAGAAGAAATATAA